In one window of Henckelia pumila isolate YLH828 chromosome 1, ASM3356847v2, whole genome shotgun sequence DNA:
- the LOC140876368 gene encoding V-type proton ATPase subunit a3-like isoform X1 produces the protein MSKAGLSPQARSMTRPVISLDYLEVKLGNLEVELVEINANSEKLQRSYNELVEYRLVLQKVRKMKSVYHTLNMLSIDVTKKCLVAEGWSPVFASK, from the exons ATGTCAAAGGCAGGGTTGTCACCTCAAGCAAGATCTATGACACGTCCTGTAATTAGTTTGGATTACCTTGAG GTTAAACTCGGGAACCTTGAGGTTGAGCTGGTTGAGATAAACGCAAATAGTGAAAAGTTGCAGCGATCCTACAACGAACTAGTAGAATACAGGCTTGTTCTTCAAAAG GTGAGGAAGATGAAATCCGTTTATCATACTCTGAATATGCTTAGCATAGATGTCACCAAGAAATGCCTAGTGGCAGAAGGATGGAGTCCTGTTTTCGCATCAAAATAG
- the LOC140876368 gene encoding uncharacterized protein isoform X2 has translation MTRPVISLDYLEVKLGNLEVELVEINANSEKLQRSYNELVEYRLVLQKVRKMKSVYHTLNMLSIDVTKKCLVAEGWSPVFASK, from the exons ATGACACGTCCTGTAATTAGTTTGGATTACCTTGAG GTTAAACTCGGGAACCTTGAGGTTGAGCTGGTTGAGATAAACGCAAATAGTGAAAAGTTGCAGCGATCCTACAACGAACTAGTAGAATACAGGCTTGTTCTTCAAAAG GTGAGGAAGATGAAATCCGTTTATCATACTCTGAATATGCTTAGCATAGATGTCACCAAGAAATGCCTAGTGGCAGAAGGATGGAGTCCTGTTTTCGCATCAAAATAG